A single region of the Brassica rapa cultivar Chiifu-401-42 chromosome A03, CAAS_Brap_v3.01, whole genome shotgun sequence genome encodes:
- the LOC103857943 gene encoding uncharacterized protein LOC103857943 → MDEKRGVLSEPASISPLSGQKRVGDGLEERDELGSKRAKVRDLDSDTKISSGQMSEVVVAPAAEGLGRVVVREKDVSAKDDNRLVANSGKQALDDSKSESQRGGQVDAVSKNSSLLKPREVSESVVVVSPRDPSVSNQMCGAEGSLEKSDSMRRWMEMKRNGFLSGPLGGVSAPSSAAPTTPVEVPAQKQQKNKRRGDSVKKRNEAPRKEQQQVDRFSNVTAPSGLLTELNPGIINHVRSKKQVCSIIEALIRNATVGERNTDLNVRGSVREDKALAFKLPSTGASDHDNSFTTPEQATSLAVQAASVASQWLDFLHQDLSGRLAAVQESKNRVHNILTAELPLLVSSKESSSTNVSGDVTSDKTATETHHIKWSAKFDQIKKALCDEEKDLEQSLNQVKEMQSRCNEGLRQMDEYSPFSSQSSDSSFGKDGSSVETSMAVQAAAASIFSTCSFLLSMMKPPATSS, encoded by the exons ATGGATGAAAAGAGAGGGGTTTTGTCTGAACCGGCATCGATTTCTCCG CTTTCGGGACAGAAGCGTGTCGGAGATGGTTTAGAAGAGAGAGATGAATTAGGGTCTAAACGTGCTAAAGTGCGAGATCTGGATTCTG ATACTAAAATTAGTAGTGGACAGATGTCTGAAGTGGTTGTGGCTCCTGCTGCTGAAGGTTTAGGAAGGGTAGTAGTGAGAGAAAAGGATGTTTCCGCTAAAGATGATAATAGATTGGTTGCTAATTCTGGAAAACAGGCTTTGGATGATAGTAAAAGTGAGTCACAACGAGGAGGACAAGTTGATGCtgtttctaaaaatagcagccTTTTGAAACCGAGGGAGGTTTCTGAATCCGTTGTTGTTGTTAGTCCACGAGATCCTTCGGTTTCAAATCAGATGTGTGGTGCAGAGGGTTCACTGGAAAAGTCAGATTCGATGCGGCGGTGGATGGAAATGAAGCGGAACGGTTTTCTCTCTGGCCCTTTGGGTGGAGTATCAGCACCGAGCTCTGCAGCACCTACTACTCCTGTTGAAGTACCTGCGCAAAAGCAGCAGAAGAATAAGAGACGAGGCGATTCTGTGAAGAAGAGAAACGAAGCTCCTAGGAAGGAACAGCAGCAGGTGGATAGGTTCTCGAATGTTACCGCGCCAAGTGGATTGCTGACGGAGCTGAACCCGGGGATCATTAACCATGTCAGGAGTAAGAAACAAGTCTGCTCTATTATTGAAGCTTTGATTCGAAATGCTACCGTGGGGGAAAGAAATACTGATTTGAATGTAAGAG GTTCAGTCAGAGAAGATAAGGCATTAGCGTTTAAGTTACCATCTACCGGGGCATCTGATCATGACAATTCCTTTACAACCCCGGAACAAGCCACGTCTCTTGCTGTTCAAG CTGCTAGCGTAGCTTCTCAATGGTTGGACTTTCTTCACCAAGACCTCAGTGGACGGCTTgcag CTGTGCAGGAAAGTAAGAACAGAGTTCATAATATCTTGACGGCCGAGTTACCACTTCTCGTTTCATCAAAAGAGTCTTCTTCTACAAATGTCTCTGGTGATGTTACCTCTGATAAAACAGCAACGGAGACGCATCATATTAAGTGGTCTGCAAAATTTGATCAGATTAAGAAAGCTCTTTGTGATGAAGAGAAAGATCTG GAACAGTCATTAAACCAAGTGAAGGAAATGCAGTCACGATGCAACGAAGGTCTACGACAAATGGATGAGTACTCGCCTTTCAGTTCTCAGTCATCAGATTCAAG TTTTGGGAAAGATGGTAGCAGTGTGGAGACTAGTATGGCGGTTCAGGCGGCTGCAGCTTCTATTTTTTCAACCTGCAGTTTTCTTCTGTCCATGATGAAGCCGCCGGCTACTAGTTCCTAA
- the LOC103857942 gene encoding U-box domain-containing protein 63, with the protein MSVNDGLDPRFLYHVEDESLRFRVGESGPKSRELDHRRFESSGFRQGFCGNEKEEMRYSNGDEDVCIRRGSSLVQPGIDSCSSIPAETNRGSKDLGSAGWELVVREEEEEEDKASLDCRKVMMSNDSSSQCNTQAKRDFASVEKERGTSVSSWESLKSILSDPVTGVLMSDATILPCGHSFGAGGLKEVKRMKACFTCSQPTSEGSEKPNLSLRIVVHAFRQEEESDHVHSLKRRKERSDQHKRTFCIPNITDTPKSSSRGIQCPFSIGDRIIIEGNKRTPPRFVGRKAVIMTHCLNGWYVVKTVDNAESIKLQHCSLAKIPDNSPSEVTVAEMAPSWLSSS; encoded by the exons ATGTCCGTCAACGACGGCCTCGATCCTCGGTTCCTATACCATGTCGAAGACGAATCCCTGAGATTCCGCGTCGGAGAGTCCGGTCCCAAGAGCAGGGAGCTCGATCATCGTCGTTTCGAAAGTTCCGGATTCCGGCAAGGTTTCTGCGGAAACGAGAAGGAGGAAATGAGATACTCCAATGGAGATGAGGACGTTTGTATTCGAAGAGGCAGCTCTCTAGTTCAGCCTGGTATTGATTCTTGTAGCTCAATACCTGCAGAAACCAACAGAGGAAGTAAAGATCTAG GTTCAGCTGGTTGGGAACTGGTTgtgagagaggaggaggaggaggaggataaaGCATCTCTGGATTGCCGTAAGGTGATGATGAGTAATGATAGTTCCAGCCAATGTAACACGCAGGCAAAGCGAGATTTTGCTTCTGTTGAGAAGGAGAGAGGCACTAGTGTCAGCTCTTGGGAGTCTCTCAAGTCCATCCTCTCTGATCCTGTCAC CGGAGTGTTGATGAGTGATGCTACAATACTGCCTTGTGGACATTCTTTCGGAGCTGGAGGGTTAAAAGAAGTTAAAAGAATG AAAGCATGTTTCACTTGTTCCCAGCCTACTTCAGAAGGATCAGAAAAGCCAAATCTTT CTCTACGAATTGTAGTTCATGCTTTCCGCCAAGAGGAAGAATCAGATCATGTTCACTCGTTGAAGCGAAGGAAAGAAAGGTCGGATCAG CACAAGAGAACTTTCTGTATTCCAAACATCACAGATACTCCTAAGAGCAGTAGTAGAGGCATTCAGTGTCCTTTCTCCATTGGAGATCGAATCATCATAGAG GGAAACAAAAGGACACCTCCACGGTTTGTGGGACGCAAGGCTGTGATAATGACACATTGCTTAAATGGATG GTATGTTGTGAAGACAGTGGACAATGCAGAGTCTATTAAGTTGCAACATTGCTCACTTGCCAAGATTCCAGACAACTCACCTTCTGAGGTAACAGTCGCCGAAATGGCGCCGTCTTGGCTGTCTAGCTCATAG